A window of Rhodococcus sp. SGAir0479 contains these coding sequences:
- a CDS encoding MCE family protein codes for MAERERNLTRVGIIGVAVSACLVLAGLQYDRLPFLFGNVRYAALFEDAGGLMPGDYVTVAGVNVGKVDDIDLDGTDVRVTFSMDEGVRLGDSSGADIKTNTILGRKSLQVTPEGSETLRVGSTIPLERTNSPYSLNDALGDLTSTVADLDTNQLNDSLNAVSETLSDTPPELRAALDGVTRLSQSINSRDESLKDLLGRAEDVTKILADRSDQINALILDGNQLLGELDRRRNAISALITNVSAVSQQLTGLVRDNEQQMKPTLDKLNSVVGNLQRNKDNIGQALDGLAPYARSLGEAVGSGPFFMAYVANFSVSPLAQTAIDQLLWPEHVPQDLSQFPPLTTELKDPNR; via the coding sequence ATGGCGGAGCGTGAACGGAATCTCACCCGGGTCGGAATCATCGGCGTCGCGGTGTCGGCATGTCTGGTGCTCGCCGGTCTGCAGTACGACCGGCTGCCCTTCCTGTTCGGAAACGTCAGGTACGCAGCGTTGTTCGAGGACGCCGGCGGTCTGATGCCCGGCGACTACGTCACCGTCGCGGGTGTCAACGTCGGCAAGGTCGACGACATCGACCTCGACGGCACCGACGTTCGCGTGACGTTCTCGATGGACGAGGGCGTTCGCCTGGGGGACAGTTCGGGTGCCGACATCAAGACCAACACCATTCTCGGCCGGAAGTCGTTGCAGGTGACGCCCGAGGGCTCCGAGACCCTGCGCGTCGGCAGCACGATCCCGTTGGAGCGCACCAACTCCCCGTACTCGCTCAACGACGCGCTCGGTGACCTCACCTCCACCGTCGCCGACCTCGACACGAACCAGCTCAACGACTCGCTCAACGCGGTGTCCGAGACGCTGTCGGACACCCCGCCGGAACTGCGTGCGGCACTCGACGGTGTCACGCGGTTGTCGCAGAGCATCAACTCCCGGGACGAGTCCCTGAAGGATCTGCTGGGCCGGGCCGAGGACGTCACGAAGATCCTCGCGGACCGCAGCGACCAGATCAACGCGCTCATCCTCGACGGCAACCAGCTGCTGGGCGAACTCGATCGTCGCCGCAACGCGATCAGCGCGCTGATCACGAATGTCTCGGCGGTCTCGCAGCAGCTCACCGGTCTGGTCCGGGACAACGAACAGCAGATGAAGCCGACACTGGACAAGCTCAATTCGGTCGTGGGCAACCTGCAGCGGAACAAGGACAACATCGGTCAGGCCCTCGACGGGCTCGCGCCGTACGCGCGTTCGCTCGGTGAGGCCGTCGGCAGCGGTCCGTTCTTCATGGCCTACGTCGCGAACTTCAGTGTCAGTCCGCTCGCTCAGACGGCGATCGATCAGCTGCTGTGGCCCGAGCACGTGCCGCAGGACCTTTCCCAGTTCCCGCCGTTGACCACCGAGCTCAAGGATCCGAACCGATGA
- a CDS encoding MCE family protein gives MRATTVKFLAFTTVMVLIFAGLAIVFSQARFSSTDGYRAVFTNASGLKSGEKVRIAGVPVGTVNGVEVGSDNLAHVSFDVDRKYPLLQSTRATIRYENLVGDRYLELLEGEGSAERLEPKSTIPDSRTAPALDLDLLLGGFKPLLRGLSAEQVNDLSGALLHVLQGQGGTLVSLLGSTSSFTSTLADRDKLIGDVITNLNTTLKTIDDKGDQFSTTVDQLQQLVSGLAQDRDPIGEAIPRIATATDDLAQLLQGARPDLQSTIAHASDLATNLQNGEGDINWVLERLPEAYRKLIRTGSYGAFFQFYTCSVKFKFSGPDGQELHVALPTTPVQTTGRCAFDGGA, from the coding sequence ATGCGCGCAACCACGGTCAAGTTCCTCGCGTTCACCACGGTCATGGTGCTGATCTTCGCCGGCCTGGCGATCGTGTTCAGCCAGGCTCGGTTCAGCAGCACCGACGGTTACCGGGCGGTGTTCACCAATGCCTCCGGACTGAAGTCGGGGGAGAAGGTGCGTATCGCCGGCGTCCCGGTGGGCACCGTCAACGGGGTCGAGGTCGGGTCCGACAACCTCGCCCACGTCAGCTTCGACGTGGACCGGAAGTACCCGCTGCTCCAGAGCACCCGGGCGACGATCCGTTACGAGAACCTCGTCGGGGACCGCTACCTCGAACTGCTCGAGGGCGAGGGATCGGCCGAGCGACTCGAGCCGAAATCGACGATTCCCGATTCGCGGACCGCTCCGGCACTGGACCTGGACCTGCTGCTGGGCGGCTTCAAGCCCCTGCTCCGCGGCCTCAGCGCGGAGCAGGTCAACGACCTGAGCGGCGCGCTACTGCATGTTCTCCAAGGACAGGGTGGCACCCTCGTGTCGCTTCTCGGGAGCACCAGCTCGTTCACGTCCACGCTCGCCGACCGGGACAAGCTGATCGGCGACGTCATCACGAACCTCAACACGACACTGAAGACGATCGACGACAAGGGCGATCAGTTCTCCACCACGGTCGACCAGTTGCAGCAGCTGGTCAGCGGGCTCGCTCAGGACCGGGATCCGATCGGGGAGGCGATTCCCAGGATCGCCACCGCCACGGACGATCTCGCGCAGCTGCTCCAGGGTGCTCGCCCCGACCTGCAGTCGACGATCGCCCATGCGAGCGACCTCGCGACGAACCTCCAGAACGGTGAGGGCGACATCAACTGGGTGCTCGAGCGTTTGCCGGAGGCGTACCGGAAACTGATCCGCACCGGTTCGTACGGAGCGTTCTTCCAGTTCTATACGTGCTCCGTGAAGTTCAAGTTCTCGGGACCGGACGGGCAGGAGTTGCACGTGGCCCTGCCGACCACACCGGTTCAGACGACGGGGAGGTGTGCCTTCGATGGCGGAGCGTGA
- a CDS encoding MCE family protein, with product MSDEQPKTGTRKKWLTIGAVAVVVIAVLAAGVVYLFPGLGKTTITAQFPSTTGLYAGDDVRVLGVKVGSIQSIDPNGTGASVVMNVDRSVDIPADAKAVIIAPSLVAARFVQLTPVYTGGDAMADGAEIPLERTAVPVEWDEIKTELTKLSDALGPQGGADRGSLGNFIDTLGDNLDGNGESLRDTLRELSDTMKTLSDGRTDLFGTIRNLQVFVSALSSSNQQIVQFGGRLQSVSSLLADTSDELGTALQDLDVAIGDVNRFVTENRASLTEQVGRLADATAVLVEKRPQLEQVLHVAPNALANFKDIYTPKQGSVNGVLAASNARNPINMVCGLIAGLETNDSDRSADLCAQFLGPVLNSITTNYPGILSRPADAQGARPDQLAFSPPSLAGQVPSRTAPATVAAPLVTMPSVQVPRDLGDLLNPGGGR from the coding sequence ATGAGCGACGAACAGCCGAAGACCGGTACCCGTAAGAAGTGGCTGACGATCGGCGCGGTCGCCGTCGTGGTGATCGCCGTCCTGGCCGCCGGTGTGGTCTACCTGTTCCCGGGACTCGGGAAGACCACCATCACGGCGCAGTTCCCGTCGACGACGGGCCTGTACGCCGGCGACGACGTCCGGGTACTCGGGGTGAAGGTCGGCTCCATTCAGAGCATCGATCCCAACGGGACCGGGGCCTCGGTCGTCATGAACGTCGACCGGTCGGTGGACATCCCCGCCGATGCCAAGGCCGTCATCATCGCTCCCAGCCTCGTCGCGGCCCGTTTCGTGCAGCTGACGCCGGTGTACACGGGTGGTGACGCCATGGCCGACGGCGCCGAGATTCCGCTCGAGCGCACGGCAGTTCCGGTCGAGTGGGACGAGATCAAGACCGAGCTCACCAAGCTGTCCGACGCACTCGGTCCGCAGGGTGGGGCGGACCGGGGCTCCCTCGGCAACTTCATCGACACCCTGGGTGACAACCTCGACGGCAACGGAGAATCGTTGCGCGACACGTTGCGCGAGTTGTCCGACACCATGAAGACACTGTCGGACGGACGGACCGACCTCTTCGGGACGATCCGGAACCTGCAGGTGTTCGTGTCGGCGCTGTCGTCGAGCAACCAGCAGATCGTGCAGTTCGGTGGCCGGCTGCAATCGGTGTCCTCACTGCTCGCGGACACCAGCGACGAACTCGGCACGGCGTTGCAGGATCTCGACGTCGCGATCGGTGACGTGAATCGCTTCGTCACCGAGAACCGCGCCTCGCTCACCGAGCAGGTGGGCCGGCTGGCGGACGCGACCGCGGTATTGGTCGAGAAGCGTCCCCAGCTCGAGCAGGTGTTGCACGTCGCGCCGAACGCGTTGGCGAACTTCAAGGACATCTACACCCCGAAGCAGGGCTCCGTGAACGGTGTGCTGGCCGCGAGCAATGCGAGGAATCCGATCAACATGGTCTGTGGCCTGATCGCGGGTCTCGAGACCAACGATTCGGATCGATCGGCGGATCTCTGCGCACAGTTCCTCGGGCCGGTGCTGAACTCGATCACCACGAACTACCCGGGCATCCTCTCCCGTCCGGCGGACGCCCAGGGCGCTCGTCCCGACCAGCTCGCCTTCTCGCCACCGAGCCTGGCAGGGCAGGTGCCTTCCCGCACGGCCCCGGCGACCGTCGCGGCACCGCTCGTCACAATGCCGTCGGTCCAGGTGCCCAGAGATCTGGGTGACCTGCTCAACCCGGGAGGTGGACGATGA
- a CDS encoding MCE family protein — translation MSRRSTRVVATSVVAVSLTLAVSGCEFNGLNSLPLPGTEGRGDGAYTVQIQMPNVTTMSQNSPVRVNDVTVGAVTGIEVQDWHALVTVSLNEDVQLPANATAKIGQTSLLGSQHLELAPPTGVAPQGTLKDGDVIPLDRAGAYPTTEQTLSSLSVVLNGGGLAQINDVTRELNAALDGREDSIRDLLPQLDQLVGSLDDQRTQIVSAMEGIDRLAGTVNQQTETLNRALDGIPPALEVLVAQRQNLTNALVALGNFSDTATRVIDESGDDLKANLASLSPLLEQLAGTGNNLTEVLSLMLTFPFTMKHMDQVFQGDYANLNMMIDMTNERLTTNFMDQTGLGPTLAGVEGALGTLAGTAGQANDPLRIPEPTKPDLIQREPKPPTPGDVPSLQIPGLPQLGVPTP, via the coding sequence ATGAGCCGCAGGAGCACTCGCGTGGTGGCGACATCCGTCGTCGCGGTGTCGCTCACCCTGGCGGTGTCCGGTTGCGAGTTCAACGGACTCAACTCGCTTCCGCTGCCCGGCACCGAGGGCCGGGGCGACGGGGCGTACACCGTACAGATCCAGATGCCGAACGTGACCACGATGTCGCAGAACTCGCCGGTCCGGGTCAACGACGTGACCGTGGGCGCGGTCACCGGCATCGAGGTCCAGGACTGGCATGCGCTCGTGACGGTGTCGCTCAACGAGGACGTGCAGTTGCCCGCCAACGCGACGGCGAAGATCGGCCAGACCAGCCTGCTCGGTTCGCAGCATCTCGAGCTCGCGCCGCCGACCGGGGTGGCCCCGCAGGGAACGCTGAAGGACGGGGACGTGATCCCGCTCGATCGGGCGGGCGCGTATCCCACGACCGAACAGACACTGTCGTCGCTGTCGGTGGTCCTGAACGGCGGCGGCCTGGCGCAGATCAACGACGTCACCCGTGAGCTCAACGCGGCACTCGACGGGCGCGAGGATTCGATCCGGGATCTGCTGCCCCAACTGGACCAGCTCGTGGGCAGCCTCGACGACCAGCGCACCCAGATCGTTTCCGCGATGGAGGGAATCGATCGGCTCGCCGGCACCGTCAACCAGCAGACCGAGACCCTGAACCGGGCGCTCGACGGCATCCCGCCGGCGCTCGAGGTGCTGGTGGCGCAGCGACAGAACCTGACGAATGCACTTGTCGCCCTGGGCAATTTCAGTGACACCGCCACGCGCGTGATCGACGAGAGCGGTGACGATCTCAAGGCGAACCTGGCGTCGCTGTCACCGTTGCTCGAACAATTGGCAGGGACCGGCAACAACCTCACCGAGGTGCTGTCGCTGATGCTCACCTTCCCGTTCACGATGAAGCACATGGACCAGGTGTTCCAGGGTGACTACGCGAACCTGAACATGATGATCGACATGACCAACGAGCGCCTGACGACCAACTTCATGGACCAGACGGGACTGGGCCCGACGCTGGCCGGCGTCGAGGGCGCGCTGGGGACTCTGGCGGGCACCGCGGGCCAGGCCAACGATCCGCTTCGGATCCCCGAGCCGACGAAGCCCGACCTCATCCAGCGGGAGCCCAAGCCGCCGACGCCGGGTGACGTGCCCTCGCTCCAGATTCCTGGCCTTCCGCAACTAGGAGTGCCGACGCCATGA